One genomic segment of Paenibacillus sp. FSL H8-0332 includes these proteins:
- a CDS encoding response regulator transcription factor, with the protein MIRVLIVDDDSFIRESLKVLIGLDAGIEVAGTAGDGREALTLLGELPGGADVVLMDIRMPGCDGVEGTRLIKEAYPSAAVLMLTTFDDDEYIIEALRAGASGYLLKNIPPDRIIQGIKTVHEGNMLIHPEIARKLAGFLQPSARQEAPEAQPLASYGLTKSERAVVTSIAEGLTNKEIAAKLFLSEGTVKNYITDILSKLGVRDRTQIAILYLKSTQGNH; encoded by the coding sequence ATGATTAGAGTATTGATTGTTGACGACGATTCTTTTATCCGCGAGAGCCTGAAGGTATTGATCGGGCTGGATGCCGGTATCGAGGTCGCCGGAACCGCAGGCGATGGCCGGGAGGCCCTCACCTTGCTGGGGGAGCTGCCCGGCGGAGCGGATGTTGTACTCATGGACATCCGTATGCCGGGATGTGACGGAGTGGAAGGTACAAGGCTGATCAAAGAAGCTTATCCATCCGCAGCCGTCCTGATGCTGACGACCTTCGATGATGACGAGTATATTATTGAGGCTCTGCGCGCCGGAGCCAGCGGATATCTGCTCAAGAACATCCCACCGGACCGGATTATTCAAGGCATCAAGACTGTACATGAGGGCAATATGCTCATTCATCCCGAGATCGCCCGCAAGCTGGCGGGCTTCCTCCAGCCCTCCGCGCGTCAGGAAGCTCCAGAGGCTCAGCCGCTTGCTTCCTATGGCCTGACCAAGTCCGAGCGGGCAGTAGTCACCTCCATTGCAGAGGGACTCACCAACAAGGAAATCGCCGCCAAGCTGTTCCTGAGCGAAGGCACCGTCAAAAACTATATTACCGACATCCTCAGCAAGCTCGGCGTACGCGACCGCACACAGATTGCGATTCTGTATCTGAAGAGTACACAGGGGAACCATTGA
- a CDS encoding PDZ domain-containing protein: MNVLPELLTSLGTAVLHLLIQPYYYIAILFIALYYRRQVALERKLIHVKLHSWGPETWRTVWTGGVMGLVVSLAAVALGVSVTYTAVACIWVVSLVLMLFRVRYLCFAYAIGTLGIVQFVLSFFPETLQSGAAGTVAAAVREMDIPELLALAALLHVAEALLARWQGPRLATPLFLAGKRGKVVGGYQLQAFWPLPLFVLIPAGTGIGELPWHPLLGGGLGLISLPVIIGFSEMTQGMMPGRKAARTFGRLLVYSAVLLGLSLLADLWSPLTVIAALAALLLHEGLSWYSALEERSLSPVFVHPPAGRKVLAVLQGSPAQELGILPGEILLKVNGVLLTSAAQLHEALRMNSAFCKLEVQNREGESKYLQRALYAGDHHQLGIILVPDPDASITAEAKPSSIFSIIGMRTGTRQRGVQADRLGRAKKSPPAEAKQESAGV, encoded by the coding sequence TTGAATGTACTCCCGGAGCTGCTGACCAGCTTAGGCACAGCAGTCCTACATCTGCTGATTCAGCCCTATTACTATATCGCTATTCTATTTATTGCCCTATATTACCGCAGACAGGTAGCCCTCGAGCGGAAGCTTATTCATGTGAAGCTGCATAGCTGGGGACCGGAAACCTGGCGGACTGTGTGGACCGGTGGAGTCATGGGGCTGGTGGTCTCCCTTGCCGCAGTTGCACTGGGAGTTTCGGTGACCTATACGGCTGTTGCCTGTATCTGGGTGGTTAGCCTTGTCTTAATGCTGTTTCGGGTGCGTTACTTATGCTTTGCGTATGCCATAGGGACGCTTGGAATTGTGCAGTTTGTACTGTCGTTCTTCCCGGAGACGCTGCAGAGCGGAGCCGCCGGAACGGTTGCCGCTGCCGTGCGGGAGATGGACATCCCGGAGCTGCTGGCGCTTGCCGCGCTGCTCCACGTGGCCGAAGCGCTGCTGGCGCGCTGGCAGGGGCCCCGGCTGGCGACGCCGCTGTTCCTTGCCGGCAAGCGCGGCAAGGTGGTGGGCGGCTATCAGCTGCAGGCCTTCTGGCCGCTGCCGCTGTTCGTGCTGATTCCCGCAGGCACGGGAATCGGTGAGCTGCCGTGGCATCCGCTGCTGGGCGGGGGCCTCGGCCTGATCTCGCTGCCGGTCATCATCGGCTTCAGCGAGATGACCCAGGGCATGATGCCCGGACGCAAGGCGGCCCGTACATTCGGACGGCTGCTGGTGTACAGCGCCGTCCTGCTCGGCCTTAGCCTGCTTGCGGACCTATGGAGCCCGCTGACTGTCATCGCGGCGCTCGCGGCACTTCTGCTGCACGAAGGGTTAAGCTGGTACAGCGCTCTGGAGGAGCGCAGCCTTAGCCCCGTCTTCGTGCATCCCCCGGCCGGCCGCAAGGTGCTGGCCGTGCTGCAGGGCAGCCCCGCGCAGGAGCTGGGCATCCTGCCCGGCGAGATCTTGCTGAAGGTCAACGGGGTCCTGTTGACCAGCGCGGCGCAGCTGCATGAGGCGCTGCGCATGAACTCTGCGTTCTGCAAGCTGGAGGTGCAGAACCGCGAGGGCGAGAGCAAATATCTGCAGCGCGCGCTCTATGCCGGGGACCATCACCAGCTCGGCATCATTCTGGTGCCGGACCCGGACGCCAGCATCACCGCAGAGGCGAAGCCGTCCAGCATCTTCAGCATCATCGGGATGCGAACAGGCACCCGGCAGCGGGGAGTGCAGGCGGATCGGCTGGGCCGGGCGAAGAAGAGCCCGCCAGCAGAGGCCAAGCAGGAATCTGCCGGCGTCTGA
- a CDS encoding S41 family peptidase: MLKKSTAAFMIVAALLCGSLLTLGVTGYVQVFGQAAGEGLATVLQTAGLQEKESKKLGTALSLIEGNYYEKVDREKLIDGAVNGMMEALGDPYSNYMGKETAQRFEESIEGSFSGIGAEVSSDNGKVVVVSPIKGSPAEKAGIQAKDVILSVNGESLEGLELNAAVAKIRGPKGSKATLKVQRTGTAEPLQFVITRDDVRLETVYAKMEKDHVGVIEVTQFSQNTSERFKEELMKLEKQGMKGLVIDVRNDPGGVLPVVIEMVEQFVPKGKSIVQVEDKNKQREVSTSKGSSKKYPVVVLMNKGSASASEIMAGALQQSAGAKLIGENSFGKGTVQTSFEEQLGDGSLLKITIAKWLTPDGTWIHGKGIKPDIAVAQPDYFSVAPINKSVTLQYNMNNADVKSAQTMLDGLGYKPGRKDGYFDAGTKEAVKKFQSAAKLKTTGSIDTKTAEALELALIKVIQDPVNDNQRNKGIEEIQKEIKAAASKK; this comes from the coding sequence ATGTTAAAGAAAAGCACTGCGGCCTTTATGATCGTCGCGGCACTGCTGTGCGGCAGTCTGCTGACCCTGGGCGTGACCGGTTATGTGCAGGTATTCGGACAAGCCGCAGGTGAAGGGCTGGCAACGGTCCTGCAGACTGCCGGACTACAGGAGAAGGAATCGAAGAAACTGGGTACCGCTCTTAGCCTGATCGAGGGCAATTATTATGAGAAGGTGGACCGGGAGAAGCTGATTGACGGTGCGGTCAACGGAATGATGGAAGCGCTGGGCGACCCGTATTCCAACTACATGGGCAAGGAGACGGCACAGCGGTTCGAGGAGAGCATCGAAGGCTCCTTCTCGGGGATTGGCGCTGAGGTCTCCTCCGATAACGGCAAGGTGGTTGTAGTCTCCCCTATCAAGGGCTCACCGGCAGAGAAAGCCGGCATTCAGGCCAAGGATGTGATCCTCTCTGTTAACGGTGAATCGCTGGAAGGACTGGAGCTGAATGCGGCTGTGGCCAAAATCCGCGGTCCCAAGGGAAGCAAGGCGACCCTGAAGGTCCAGCGGACCGGAACAGCAGAGCCGCTGCAATTCGTCATCACCCGTGATGATGTCAGACTGGAAACGGTCTATGCGAAGATGGAAAAGGACCATGTCGGTGTCATCGAGGTTACGCAATTCTCGCAGAACACCTCGGAGCGGTTCAAGGAAGAGCTGATGAAGCTGGAGAAGCAAGGCATGAAGGGACTCGTTATTGATGTCCGTAATGACCCGGGCGGTGTGCTGCCGGTTGTCATTGAGATGGTCGAGCAGTTCGTACCGAAGGGCAAATCCATCGTACAGGTGGAGGACAAGAACAAGCAGCGCGAGGTCAGCACTTCGAAGGGATCTAGCAAGAAGTATCCGGTAGTCGTGCTGATGAACAAAGGCAGCGCGAGCGCTTCGGAGATCATGGCCGGAGCCCTGCAGCAATCTGCCGGAGCCAAGCTGATCGGAGAGAATTCATTCGGCAAAGGAACCGTGCAGACCAGCTTCGAGGAGCAGCTCGGTGACGGAAGCCTGCTGAAGATTACGATTGCCAAGTGGCTGACGCCAGACGGCACCTGGATTCACGGTAAAGGCATTAAGCCGGATATCGCCGTAGCCCAGCCGGATTACTTCTCGGTGGCGCCGATTAACAAGAGCGTTACGCTGCAATATAATATGAACAATGCAGATGTCAAAAGTGCGCAGACTATGCTGGATGGGCTAGGCTATAAGCCGGGCCGCAAGGACGGGTACTTCGATGCCGGGACCAAAGAAGCGGTCAAGAAATTCCAGAGCGCAGCCAAGCTGAAGACGACAGGCTCGATTGATACCAAGACCGCGGAAGCGCTGGAGCTGGCGCTGATCAAGGTCATCCAAGATCCGGTGAACGACAATCAGCGGAATAAGGGGATCGAAGAAATTCAGAAGGAAATCAAGGCTGCAGCGTCGAAAAAGTAA
- a CDS encoding peptidoglycan DD-metalloendopeptidase family protein, with amino-acid sequence MKKIAAGMAVILLAVTMFGPSDGYAKKTSVAEIDKQLKQLQQEVQAAKAAQDKADSRNQEAKHYKNKTTLNLDYVLGQIAQVKGEMTTISGKIASTEKSLTVTAAELDDAEARVASREKLLESRVRLMYTDGAVSYLDVLLSSTSFSDFLDRADSLKMIVDQDQDLLVQHKLDKQTVITKKQELEGQYATAKQLYTDLESQRSMLKEKEAEKQELIAYYDEEIQNSEVISAEQDAKLVELASSRSALEAQKDKIKAEEAARRAAAAKAEAQRRAAVAAAKAAEAAKAAKASRSGGGNSSSVASVEEYSGGDGPYLRPVGYARISSPFGYRTHPVTHEVGKLHTGVDFAVPQGTSIHAADSGTVLVARWYSGYGYCVIIDHGGGVWTLYGHIREGGIRVNEGDRVERGQTIAESGSTGRSTGPHLHFEVRINGKPVNPMPYL; translated from the coding sequence TTGAAGAAAATTGCTGCCGGAATGGCCGTAATATTGCTGGCTGTCACAATGTTCGGGCCCTCTGACGGATATGCGAAGAAAACAAGCGTTGCCGAAATTGACAAGCAGCTGAAGCAGCTGCAGCAGGAGGTCCAGGCGGCCAAGGCGGCGCAGGATAAGGCGGACTCCCGCAATCAGGAGGCGAAGCATTATAAGAATAAGACCACGCTGAATCTGGACTATGTGCTGGGGCAGATTGCACAGGTAAAGGGCGAGATGACCACGATATCCGGCAAAATTGCCAGCACGGAGAAGTCGCTTACCGTGACGGCAGCGGAGCTGGATGATGCTGAGGCGCGTGTGGCCTCCCGCGAAAAGCTGCTGGAATCCCGTGTCCGTCTGATGTACACAGATGGCGCAGTCTCCTATCTGGATGTGCTGCTGTCCTCGACCAGCTTCTCCGACTTCCTGGACCGGGCCGATTCCCTGAAGATGATCGTGGATCAGGATCAGGATCTGCTGGTGCAGCACAAGCTGGACAAGCAGACGGTGATTACCAAGAAGCAGGAGCTGGAAGGGCAATATGCAACGGCGAAGCAGCTGTATACCGATCTGGAATCCCAGCGCAGTATGCTGAAGGAGAAGGAAGCGGAGAAGCAGGAGCTCATCGCTTATTATGATGAGGAGATTCAGAATTCGGAGGTCATCTCTGCTGAACAGGATGCCAAGCTGGTAGAGCTGGCCAGCAGCCGCTCTGCGCTGGAAGCGCAGAAGGACAAGATTAAGGCGGAGGAAGCAGCGCGCAGAGCAGCAGCCGCGAAGGCTGAGGCGCAGCGCCGGGCGGCAGTAGCCGCAGCCAAGGCGGCCGAAGCTGCCAAGGCCGCGAAGGCCTCCAGGTCTGGAGGCGGCAACAGCTCCTCTGTTGCTAGCGTGGAAGAATATTCCGGCGGCGATGGTCCTTACCTGCGGCCGGTTGGCTACGCGCGGATCTCTTCTCCTTTTGGCTACCGGACCCATCCGGTGACGCATGAAGTCGGCAAGCTGCATACCGGCGTGGACTTTGCCGTGCCGCAGGGCACGAGTATCCATGCGGCGGATTCCGGTACTGTTTTGGTAGCACGCTGGTATAGCGGCTATGGTTACTGTGTCATTATTGACCATGGCGGCGGGGTATGGACGCTGTACGGTCACATCCGCGAAGGCGGCATTAGAGTGAACGAGGGAGATCGGGTGGAGCGCGGACAGACGATTGCGGAATCCGGCTCAACGGGACGTTCAACCGGCCCGCATCTGCATTTTGAAGTGCGGATCAACGGGAAACCGGTGAATCCTATGCCTTATCTGTAA
- the ftsX gene encoding permease-like cell division protein FtsX, with the protein MSFKTFLRHLREGFKNVFRNGWMSVASITSIVVSLFVLGVFILLVLNVNQVADKADSQVQINVHLTLNTDQKMREKLENEIGNMPEVSKVEFISKEQGLKEFREDMGPDAAELLEGFDKDNNPLPDKLLVEVIEPTTVPFVAEKIEALNKTHEEQPIYKVNYGKGSVETLFKVTKAVRNIGFIFVAGLALMSMFLISNTIRVTILARRKEIGIMKLVGATNYFIRWPFFIEGALIGLIGSVVTSVALYAGYSSLVSSVKGDPMLGLQLIPFENIWLLLCGLLVGLGVLIGVWGSTVSIRKFLKV; encoded by the coding sequence ATGAGTTTTAAAACCTTCTTGCGTCATTTGCGGGAAGGCTTCAAAAACGTATTCCGCAACGGCTGGATGTCGGTGGCGTCCATCACTTCCATCGTTGTCTCTCTCTTCGTACTCGGAGTGTTCATCCTGCTGGTGCTCAATGTCAATCAGGTAGCGGATAAAGCAGACAGCCAGGTGCAGATCAATGTGCATCTGACGCTGAATACGGACCAGAAGATGCGGGAGAAGCTGGAAAACGAAATCGGCAATATGCCGGAAGTCAGCAAGGTGGAGTTCATCTCCAAAGAACAGGGCTTGAAGGAATTTCGTGAAGATATGGGGCCGGATGCCGCCGAGCTCCTGGAAGGATTCGATAAAGACAATAATCCGCTGCCGGACAAGCTGCTCGTTGAAGTGATTGAGCCGACCACGGTTCCGTTTGTAGCGGAGAAGATAGAAGCACTGAACAAGACGCATGAAGAGCAGCCGATCTACAAGGTGAACTACGGCAAAGGCTCTGTGGAGACTTTATTCAAGGTGACCAAGGCGGTGCGCAATATCGGGTTTATTTTTGTAGCGGGACTGGCGCTGATGTCGATGTTCCTGATCTCGAATACCATCCGGGTAACGATCCTCGCCCGCCGCAAGGAAATCGGCATTATGAAGCTCGTGGGCGCGACGAATTATTTCATCCGCTGGCCCTTTTTTATCGAAGGTGCTCTGATCGGATTGATTGGTTCAGTGGTAACCTCGGTCGCGCTCTACGCCGGTTACAGCAGTCTGGTGTCTTCTGTGAAGGGAGATCCGATGCTGGGGCTGCAGTTGATTCCGTTTGAAAATATCTGGTTGCTGCTATGCGGTCTGCTGGTGGGCCTCGGTGTGCTGATTGGCGTATGGGGCAGCACGGTGTCGATCCGCAAGTTCTTGAAGGTATAG
- the ftsE gene encoding cell division ATP-binding protein FtsE, whose protein sequence is MIEMQDVWKTYANGTHALQGISVKIDRNEFVYIVGPSGAGKSTFMKLIYREETPTKGQISVGGFNIGKLKPRKIPYVRRNIGVVFQDFRLLPKMTAYENVAFAMDVIEAPKKIIKKRVNEVLDLVGLRSKAGREPSQLSGGEQQRIAIARAIVNNPAVIIADEPTGNLDPETSWGIMQLLDEINFRGTTIVMATHNRDIVNKMRKRVLAIENGTIVRDQLRGEYGYEF, encoded by the coding sequence ATGATTGAGATGCAGGATGTATGGAAGACCTATGCCAACGGGACCCATGCATTGCAGGGAATATCCGTCAAAATCGACCGCAATGAGTTCGTCTACATTGTCGGACCGTCCGGCGCAGGTAAATCGACGTTCATGAAATTAATTTATAGAGAAGAAACGCCAACCAAAGGACAGATCTCCGTAGGCGGGTTCAATATCGGCAAGCTGAAGCCCCGCAAGATCCCTTATGTGCGGCGCAATATCGGCGTGGTCTTTCAGGATTTCCGGCTGCTGCCGAAGATGACAGCGTATGAGAATGTGGCTTTTGCGATGGATGTTATTGAGGCGCCGAAGAAGATTATCAAGAAGCGTGTAAATGAAGTGCTCGATCTGGTGGGACTGCGCAGCAAGGCGGGGCGGGAGCCCTCACAGCTCTCAGGGGGAGAGCAGCAGCGGATCGCGATTGCCAGAGCTATCGTCAACAACCCTGCCGTTATTATTGCGGACGAGCCTACCGGCAATCTGGACCCGGAGACCTCGTGGGGCATTATGCAGCTGCTGGATGAGATTAATTTTCGCGGTACCACGATCGTTATGGCGACCCACAACCGGGATATTGTGAACAAAATGCGTAAACGGGTGCTTGCGATTGAGAATGGAACGATCGTCAGAGACCAATTGAGAGGGGAATACGGTTATGAGTTTTAA